A section of the Triticum dicoccoides isolate Atlit2015 ecotype Zavitan chromosome 7A, WEW_v2.0, whole genome shotgun sequence genome encodes:
- the LOC119329953 gene encoding uncharacterized protein LOC119329953, with protein sequence MSLISSNSSKHRRRRPTVHHASSGVSPGAGTAAPSPWASMNQDLIRLITWLVLAGDLLDYVRFRAACRHWRSSTVCPRGRGVVDPRFHPRRWMMFPEGHGLHPSHTRLRGYVRFLNLDTGRFVRAKLPAFKDHCVLDSVDGLLVMHRDEDTAVRLLHPFTSDVVDLPRLVTLAPHIDLRGVCASVSVSAAGVVTVFLALHRMGRVAIPTSRDQQWHMSTWHISVSVSEKFQHQPKSLNFSDFSFHFSQMTEIFT encoded by the exons ATGTCCTTAATTTCCAGCAACAGCAGCAAACATCGCCGGCGCCGTCCCACTGTGCATCATGCATCCAGCGGCGTCTCCCCAGGCGCCGGCACGgcggcgccctccccctgggcgtcgATGAACCAAGACTTGATCCGCCTGATCACCTGGCTGGTGCTGGCCGGAGACTTACTCGACTACGTCCGCTTCCGCGCGGCCTGCCGCCACTGGCGGTCCAGCACCGTCTGCCCACGCGGCCGCGGCGTCGTCGACCCACGGTTCCACCCACGGCGCTGGATGATGTTCCCGGAGGGCCACGGCCTGCACCCATCCCACACCAGGCTCCGCGGCTACGTCCGCTTCCTCAACCTCGACACGGGGAGGTTCGTCCGCGCCAAGCTCCCGGCCTTCAAGGACCACTGCGTCCTAGACTCGGTGGACGGCCTGCTGGTCATGCACAGGGACGAGGACACGGCCGTCCGCCTCCTCCACCCTTTCACCAGCGACGTCGTGGACCTCCCGCGGCTCGTGACCCTCGCGCCGCACATCGACCTG AGAGGAGTGTGCGCTTCCGTCAGCGTCAGCGCCGCCGGAGTTGTCACCGTCTTTCTTGCGCTGCATCGGATGGGCCGCGTCGCCATCCCCACCTCCCGGGATCAGCAATGGCACATGTCAACCTGGCACATTTCAGTTTCAGTTTCAGAAAAATTTCAGCACCAACCGAAATCACTGAATTTCAGTGATTTCAGTTTTCATTTCAGCCAAATGACCGAAATATTCACTTGA
- the LOC119329431 gene encoding protein transport protein SEC16B homolog, giving the protein MGSDSDDADFFDKLVDDDDDDAKAPPASAKVPPSAADEAAAAADLAALTLSDGDGDGDEDAPATGGAPEPEPAAAVVAPQTAAEAPTDAADPPPPAPQPEAEALAAPRDAEVLTAAPDAGVLAAAPDNEVPAGLPEVKAVAAADPEGRSPGSGSGSGSSKGVRTTVKQVQWSLFGADITSGTEPDPFSDLLADDTFLGAGVQGAQVSGMGASSVGAVDHSFFNGVGSSNASSQLGWGTGSGEFLADGGVGEDAFFGVQGSAVGTAGSIVAADHSFFNGVDGNANSQSYMGAGVVESADHQNTSAQSDWTAGSVDPSDPYPGWKWDVATGQWYQVDAIGAQGFADHGGAVAAFGSENVQQQHLGVSYLQNSSQAGLETITEEGSAAAASWGQDQSSAAAAEYPPNMLFYAEYPEHYYDTNTQQWFTLESYQQSVLQAATPASAVDAFAGAGHSVAHTGNTQASSFNQQNQWQHGSVANSMQPYTENQISQPAYTEPLKPSTNYGTAINTFVPNINTFVPSTSQYSGSGEGHQVSKKVFQPTSYQSAAHKGFEPYKNNQSAINTFLPSTSQYNSSGEGYQVSNKGFQPTSYQTAAHKGFEPHKNNQSAINTFLPSTSQYSGGGEAHQVSNKGFEPTSHQSAHKGFEPYKINQSTSASHDSGSRGFEPSQGHQGFKPFTNNQRSTGFVPSTSHQIAHKEFEPPKDNQAHHVAHQSSSGHGYDYPNGFVEPQKGVPVTSMYQMQTQTDPATHMHLPNNYVSNENSMSFPQQLAPSQQLGYSHHEERSSAGRPPHSLVAFGFGGKLVVMKETSSMTTNFDSGNQGNSQGTLSILNISEVVADKIDQQGIPNGSALSYFYALCRRPIPGPLAGGSAAAKDLNKWLDDIIGGYESSVSDFQGGDIQKLLISLLKISYQHYGKLRSPFGPDPSREGMDGPDTAVTALFSSCSSNSARMRDHCMKNIPSENQIQATAQEVQNLLVSGKRKDALQYAQEGQLWGPALILALQLGDQFYADTVKKMAYCHFKSGSPLRTLCLLIAGQPADVFKPENPVDANYATLHTQQQPAEGTPVGMLNDWQQNLAIITANRTKADELVITHLGDCLWKERNEVAAAHSCYLVAELNIDPYSESARMCLVGADHLRCPRTFSSPEAIQRTELYEYAKVLGNSQYILLPFQPYKLIYAYMLAEVGKVSDSLKYCQASLKLLKSSGRAPELEAWKQLFSSLEERIRTHQQGGYGTNLAPKLVGKIFSTFDKSLSRMMGTQTQPAPVPPLSQGSFGDRDFYPVPQVTNPAPPVTNFVNSQSPMPMSSSTSEQFMSEIAENSDPDKKGAHSRSVSAPDLKKKQGGGSDNAQSTSGSGSSRFGWLLQKTVGLVSKSSNQAKLGEENSFYYDENLKRWVERGAAIPAAAEPPLAPPPTKASFQNGVPDHNNSTGPPSGGGYTPNGFSEAKPPNPSEPVSGMPPMPPSQNQFSARGRAGVRSRYVDTFNKGGGGGNSFGGPSYNRPAMPSVNKLPAASFFVPNPAADASLQPTEPTADAHSETANQDGPSSSPAVESSFYASPPPPMQIQPGMQRHPSMDNIMTPSGSGNGSFSKSRAASWSGTYSEQMSSTAASRSPDGQTMQSPPMMPGVRPSHSRSHSNSSLNWFNSGGFGEDLQEVEL; this is encoded by the exons ATGGGGTCCGACTCCGACGACGCCGACTTCTTCGACAAGCtcgtcgacgacgacgacgacgacgccaaaGCGCCCCCCGCCTCCGCCAAGGTGCCCCCCTCTGCCGCCGACGAGGCCGCCGCGGCCGCGGACCTCGCGGCCCTCACCCTgtccgacggcgacggcgacggcgacgaggacgcCCCCGCCACTGGAGGGGCGCCGGAGCCCGAGCCCGCGGCGGCCGTGGTGGCCCCTCAGACAGCGGCTGAAGCCCCGACTGACGCCGCGgatcctccgcctcccgctcctcaacCCGAGGCTGAAGCCCTGGCAGCGCCCCGTGATGCTGAGGTCCTGACCGCGGCCCCTGATGCCGGGGTCCTGGCCGCGGCCCCTGACAACGAGGTTCCGGCTGGGCTACCCGAGGTGAAGGCGGTGGCCGCTGCTGACCCCGAGGGCAGGTCGCCGGGTTCAGGGTCCGGCTCAGGCTCCTCCAAGGGCGTCCGTACCACGGTCAAGCAAGTGCAGTGGAGTCTCTTCGGCGCCGACATCACCAGCGGCACCGAGCCGGATCCGTTCAGCGACCTCCTGGCCGACGACACATTTCTCGGAGCCGGGGTCCAGGGAGCGCAGGTGTCAGGTATGGGTGCCAGCAGTGTCGGAGCCGTGGATCACAGCTTCTTCAATGGGGTGGGCAGCAGCAATGCCAGTTCCCAGCTGGGCTGGGGGACTGGTTCAGGGGAATTCCTCGCggatggcggtgttggtgaagacgcCTTTTTCGGGGTGCAGGGTTCGGCTGTGGGGACTGCTGGTAGCATTGTGGCGGCGGATCATAGCTTCTTCAATGGAGTGGACGGCAATGCCAATTCGCAGTCGTATATGGGTGCTGGTGTCGTGGAGTCTGCGGATCATCAGAACACCAGTGCACAGTCTGACTGGACCGCCGGGTCTGTGGACCCCTCAGATCCCTACCCTGGCTGGAAGTGGGACGTGGCAACAGGGCAGTGGTATCAGGTGGATGCAATAGGTGCTCAAGGCTTTGCTGATCATGGCGGTGCTGTAGCGGCCTTTGGGAGTGAAAATGTTCAGCAGCAGCACCTCGGTGTTTCGTACCTGCAGAACTCTTCACAGGCAGGGTTGGAGACCATCACAGAGGAGGGCAGTGCCGCTGCCGCGAGCTGGGGCCAGGATCAGAGCAGCGCAGCCGCAGCGGAGTACCCACCAAACATGCTCTTCTATGCTGAGTACCCTGAACATTACTATGACACCAACACTCAGCAGTGGTTCACGCTCGAGTCATATCAGCAAAGTGTCTTGCAAGCTGCAACTCCGGCATCAGCAGTAGATGCATTTGCTGGGGCAGGTCACAGTGTAGCTCATACTGGGAATACTCAGGCAAGTAGTTTTAATCAGCAGAACCAATGGCAGCATGGTTCGGTAGCCAACAGCATGCAGCCTTATACCGAGAATCAGATTAGTCAGCCGGCGTATACTGAACCTTTGAAGCCCTCTACAAATTATGGAACTGCTATCAACACATTCGTGCCTAATATCAACACATTCGTGCCTTCTACAAGTCAATACAGTGGTAGTGGCGAGGGCCACCAGGTTAGTAAGAAGGTCTTCCAACCTACCAGTTATCAGAGTGCTGCTCACAAGGGTTTTGAACCGTATAAAAACAATCAAAGTGCTATCAACACATTTTTGCCTTCCACAAGTCAGTACAATAGTAGTGGTGAGGGCTACCAGGTTAGCAACAAGGGTTTCCAACCTACCAGTTACCAGACTGCTGCTCATAAGGGTTTTGAACCGCATAAAAACAATCAAAGTGCTATCAACACATTTTTGCCTTCTACAAGCCAATACAGTGGTGGTGGTGAGGCCCACCAGGTTAGTAACAAGGGTTTCGAACCTACTAGCCATCAGAGTGCTCACAAGGGTTTTGAACCGTATAAGATCAATCAAAGTACTTCTGCTAGccatgacagtgggtccaggggattTGAGCCTTCACAAGGTCACCAGGGGTTTAAACCTTTCACGAATAACCAGAGAAGCACAGGATTTGTACCTTCCACAAGTCACCAGATTGCCCACAAGGAATTTGAACCTCCGAAAGATAATCAAGCTCACCATGTAGCACACCAATCTTCATCAGGCCATGGTTATGACTATCCAAATGGCTTTGTTGAGCCACAAAAAGGTGTTCCTGTGACAAGCATGTACCAGATGCAAACACAGACTGATCCTGCCACACACATGCATTTACCAAATAACTATGTGAGCAATGAGAACTCCATGAGCTTTCCTCAGCAGCTAGCTCCATCTCAACAACTCGGTTACTCCCACCACGAGGAGAGGTCGTCAGCTGGACGCCCACCGCATTCGCTGGTTGCGTTTGGATTTGGTGGGAAGCTTGTAGTTATGAAAGAGACCAGCTCGATGACTACAAACTTTGACAGTGGAAATCAG GGCAATTCTCAAGGCACGCTATCAATTCTTAATATATCGGAGGTTGTTGCTGATAAAATTGATCAACAAGGGATCCCTAATGGCAGTGCACTTAGCTACTTCTATGCTTTGTGTCGTCGACCTATTCCTGGCCCCCTTGCTGGAGGAAGTGCTGCAGCAAAGGACCTGAATAAATGGCTTGATGATATTATCGGAGGCTACGAGTCTTCTGTCAGCGATTTCCAAGGAGGGGATATTCAAAAGCTGCTTATATCGTTGCTGAAAATATCATATCAACACTATGGAAAACTCCGTTCACCCTTTGGGCCCGATCCATCGCGTGAG GGTATGGATGGCCCAGACACTGCAGTAACAGCACTTTTTTCATCATGTAGTAGTAATAGTGCCCGTATGAGAGACCATTGCATGAAAAATATCCCCTCAGAAAACCAGATACAG GCTACTGCTCAAGAAGTTCAAAATCTTCTAGTTTCTGGTAAAAGGAAAGATGCGCTTCAGTATGCGCAGGAAGGTCAGCTTTGGGGACCTGCACTGATCCTTGCTTTACAACTTGGTGATCAG TTTTATGCGGATACTGTGAAGAAAATGGCTTACTGTCATTTCAAATCTGGATCACCTTTGAGGACATTGTGCCTTCTTATTGCTGGACAACCAGCAGATGTTTTTAAGCCTGAGAACCCTGTCGATGCCAATTATGCCACTTTACATACGCAGCAACAGCCTGCAGAG GGTACTCCTGTGGGCATGCTGAATGACTGGCAACAAAATTTGGCAATTATAACTGCAAACAGGACAAAAGCAGATGAGCTTGTAATCACTCACCTTGGGGATTGCCTTTGGAAAGAGAGAAATGAG GTTGCAGCTGCTCATTCATGCTATTTAGTTGCTGAGCTAAATATCGATCCATACTCCGAAAGTGCAAGAATGTGTTTAGTCGGAGCAGACCATCTGAGATGTCCTCGCACATTTAGCAGCCCTGAAGCTATACAG AGAACAGAGTTGTATGAATATGCGAAAGTTCTTGGTAATTCTCAGTATATCCTCCTGCCATTTCAACCATATAAGCTGATATATGCATACATGCTTGCGGAGGTTGGGAAGGTCTCTGATTCACTAAA GTACTGTCAAGCATCTTTGAAGCTGCTGAAATCCTCTGGCCGTGCGCCTGAACTAGAAGCATGGAAGCAATTGTTTTCATCTCTGGAGGAGCGGATACGCACCCACCAGCAG GGTGGATATGGCACAAATCTTGCTCCAAAGCTTGTTGGAAAGATTTTCTCAACATTTGATAAATCTTTGTCCCGCATGATGGGTACACAAACACAACCCGCACCAGTGCCGCCATTGTCACAGGGCTCTTTTGGTGACAGAGATTTCTATCCTGTTCCTCAAGTTACAAATCCTGCTCCTCCGGTTACAAACTTTGTAAATAGTCAGTCACCGATGCCTATGTCATCTTCTACTTCGGAGCAGTTTATGAGTGAAATAGCAGAAAATAGCGACCCTGACAAGAAAGGCGCACATAGCAGAAGTGTCTCTGCACCAGACTTAAAGAAAAAACAG GGTGGTGGATCAGATAATGCGCAAAGCACATCAGGTTCAGGCAGTTCGCGATTCGGATGGTTGCTGCAGAAAACAGTGGGGCTTGTTTCGAAATCTTCCAACCAG GCCAAGTTGGGGGAAGAGAACAGCTTCTACTATGATGAGAACCTGAAGCGGTGGGTGGAGCGAGGTGCTGCGATCCCTGCTGCTGCGGAGCCTCCCCTTGCCCCACCTCCAACAAAAGCCTCGTTCCAGAACGGCGTTCCAGATCACAACAACTCGACTGGGCCCCCCAGCGGCGGAGGTTATACACCTAATGGATTTTCAGAAGCGAAGCCTCCAAATCCTTCGGAGCCGGTTTCAGGGATGCCGCCGATGCCACCTAGCCAGAATCAGTTCTCAGCACGCGGGAGGGCGGGTGTTAGATCAAG ATACGTCGACACATTCAAcaagggtggtggtggtggaaactcCTTCGGAGGGCCATCATACAACAGACCGGCCATGCCATCGGTGAACAAGCTGCCCGCCGCCAGTTTCTTCGTCCCAAATCCAGCCGCAGATGCTTCATTGCAGCCGACCGAGCCAACAGCCGACGCGCACAGCGAAACCGCAAACCAGGACGGGCCATCGTCCTCACCGGCCGTTGAGTCCTCATTCTACGCCTCCCCGCCGCCCCCGATGCAAATACAACCAGGCATGCAGCGGCACCCGAGCATGGACAACATCATGACCCCCTCTGGCAGCGGCAACGGCTCCTTCTCGAAGTCACGGGCAGCATCATGGAGCGGGACATACTCGGAGCAGATGAGCAGCACCGCCGCCTCGAGATCGCCGGACGGGCAGACCATGCAGTCCCCGCCAATGATGCCCGGCGTAAGACCTTCCCACAGCCGCTCCCACAGCAACTCGTCCCTTAATTGGTTCAACAGCGGTGGGTTCGGGGAGGATCTCCAGGAGGTGGAGCTTTGA